The Lates calcarifer isolate ASB-BC8 linkage group LG6, TLL_Latcal_v3, whole genome shotgun sequence genome includes a region encoding these proteins:
- the LOC108900230 gene encoding transcription factor-like 5 protein isoform X2 yields MLGTELGLMEMTEVEYTHLQHLIQEHMEAQSGPPDGPDARAHPSTVIANDASGSTAVSPFATSQAIDLSTSTDDHTLVMPGEQTPASYGEVPGFVLARIRSEDSPVELPANSSTTSQKRSRSAARVCLEKRFNTVSADSPRQRDIQSAVLSNFLTIFQQPAEAQEVVIHPKMWLKTDPFEVSNPYVGGVFNPVTNLCGQVIGHIPHVVEANKHQGLIIPKSFSFNFCPEMVITKAHYIGSSNPTGEKQPVNTENDVVTPAASRKRGSQLTKAAKAAPDSAAESGNSARKRAGFCMSHSQRRERHNSKERERRKRIRLCCDELNMLVPFCDSDTDKVTTLQWTTAFLRYINKTYGDTFKEDFQKSFADEKGLFLKSSPSSGQDPIHREMDETLSIPHAVEQ; encoded by the exons ATGTTGGGAACAGAGCTTGGTCTGATGGAGATGACAGAGGTTGAATACACCCACCTTCAGCACCTTATCCAGGAGCACATGGAGGCACAATCTGGGCCTCCAGACGGGCCAGATGCCAGAGCTCACCCTTCCACGGTGATTGCTAATGATGCCTCTGGATCCACAGCGGTTTCTCCCTTTGCAACCAGTCAAGCTATTGACCTGTCAACTTCGACAGATGATCACACTCTGGTGATGCCAGGAGAACAGACACCAGCATCTTATGGAGAGGTCCCAGGTTTTGTGCTGGCCAGAATCAGGAGTGAAGACAGTCCAGTTGAACTGCCCGCTAACAGCAGCACGACCTCACAGAAGCGATCCAGATCAGCTGCTAGAGTTTGTTTGGAGAAAAGGTTCAACACTGTATCTGCTGACAGCCCAAGACAGCGGGATATTCAGTCAGCAGTTCTCAGCAA ttttctgacaATATTTCAGCAGCCTGCAGAGGCTCAAGAGGTGGTCATACATCCAAAGATGTGGCTGAAAACTGACCCTTTTGAGGTTTCCAATCCATATGTAGGGGGTGTATTTAACCCTGTCACCAACCTGTGTGGTCAG GTGATTGGCCACATTCCTCATGTGGTTGAAGCTAACAAGCACCAGGGTTTAATCATCCCTAagagtttttcctttaatttttgcCCAGAGATGGTTATTACAAAAGCCCACTATATAGGCAGCAGCAACCCAACAGGAGAGAAGCAGCCGGTGAACACAGAAA ATGATGTGGTGACACCTGCTGCCTCCAGAAAGCGTGGCTCTCAACTCACCAAGGCTGCAAAGGCTGCCCCAGACTCAGCTGCTGAGTCAGGGAACAGTGCCAGGAAAAGAGCTGGATTCTGTATGTCACATAGCCAGCGCAGGGAGAGACACAACAGTAAGGAGAGGGAACGCAG GAAGAGGATTCGTTTGTGCTGTGATGAGCTGAACATGCTGGTGCCGTTCTGTGACTCAGATACAGACAAAGTCACCACCCTGCAGTGGACCACTGCCTTCCTCAGATACATCAATAAAACGTACGGAGACACCTTCAAAGag GACTTTCAGAAGTCATTCGCTGATGAGAAAGGACTCTTTCTTAAATCCAGCCCTTCTTCAGGCCAGGACCCAATCCACCGGGAGATGGACGAGACACTGAGCATTCCTCACGCGGTAGAACAGTGA
- the LOC108900230 gene encoding transcription factor-like 5 protein isoform X1 yields MSAFSSGCKTVHVPSSPSSREHTCDSGLILNKGGYLVHDQGQMLGTELGLMEMTEVEYTHLQHLIQEHMEAQSGPPDGPDARAHPSTVIANDASGSTAVSPFATSQAIDLSTSTDDHTLVMPGEQTPASYGEVPGFVLARIRSEDSPVELPANSSTTSQKRSRSAARVCLEKRFNTVSADSPRQRDIQSAVLSNFLTIFQQPAEAQEVVIHPKMWLKTDPFEVSNPYVGGVFNPVTNLCGQVIGHIPHVVEANKHQGLIIPKSFSFNFCPEMVITKAHYIGSSNPTGEKQPVNTENDVVTPAASRKRGSQLTKAAKAAPDSAAESGNSARKRAGFCMSHSQRRERHNSKERERRKRIRLCCDELNMLVPFCDSDTDKVTTLQWTTAFLRYINKTYGDTFKEDFQKSFADEKGLFLKSSPSSGQDPIHREMDETLSIPHAVEQ; encoded by the exons ATGTCAGCCTTTTCCTCAGGTTGTAAAACTGTCCATGTACCATCTTCACCTTCATCCAGAGAACACACCTGTGACTCTGGGCTGATATTGAACAAAGGAGGATATTTGGTGCATGATCAGGGACAGATGTTGGGAACAGAGCTTGGTCTGATGGAGATGACAGAGGTTGAATACACCCACCTTCAGCACCTTATCCAGGAGCACATGGAGGCACAATCTGGGCCTCCAGACGGGCCAGATGCCAGAGCTCACCCTTCCACGGTGATTGCTAATGATGCCTCTGGATCCACAGCGGTTTCTCCCTTTGCAACCAGTCAAGCTATTGACCTGTCAACTTCGACAGATGATCACACTCTGGTGATGCCAGGAGAACAGACACCAGCATCTTATGGAGAGGTCCCAGGTTTTGTGCTGGCCAGAATCAGGAGTGAAGACAGTCCAGTTGAACTGCCCGCTAACAGCAGCACGACCTCACAGAAGCGATCCAGATCAGCTGCTAGAGTTTGTTTGGAGAAAAGGTTCAACACTGTATCTGCTGACAGCCCAAGACAGCGGGATATTCAGTCAGCAGTTCTCAGCAA ttttctgacaATATTTCAGCAGCCTGCAGAGGCTCAAGAGGTGGTCATACATCCAAAGATGTGGCTGAAAACTGACCCTTTTGAGGTTTCCAATCCATATGTAGGGGGTGTATTTAACCCTGTCACCAACCTGTGTGGTCAG GTGATTGGCCACATTCCTCATGTGGTTGAAGCTAACAAGCACCAGGGTTTAATCATCCCTAagagtttttcctttaatttttgcCCAGAGATGGTTATTACAAAAGCCCACTATATAGGCAGCAGCAACCCAACAGGAGAGAAGCAGCCGGTGAACACAGAAA ATGATGTGGTGACACCTGCTGCCTCCAGAAAGCGTGGCTCTCAACTCACCAAGGCTGCAAAGGCTGCCCCAGACTCAGCTGCTGAGTCAGGGAACAGTGCCAGGAAAAGAGCTGGATTCTGTATGTCACATAGCCAGCGCAGGGAGAGACACAACAGTAAGGAGAGGGAACGCAG GAAGAGGATTCGTTTGTGCTGTGATGAGCTGAACATGCTGGTGCCGTTCTGTGACTCAGATACAGACAAAGTCACCACCCTGCAGTGGACCACTGCCTTCCTCAGATACATCAATAAAACGTACGGAGACACCTTCAAAGag GACTTTCAGAAGTCATTCGCTGATGAGAAAGGACTCTTTCTTAAATCCAGCCCTTCTTCAGGCCAGGACCCAATCCACCGGGAGATGGACGAGACACTGAGCATTCCTCACGCGGTAGAACAGTGA
- the col9a3 gene encoding collagen alpha-3(IX) chain — protein MAVFSALWVLLLCQLLTSSSAQRPGPRGAPGPPGPPGPPGKDGTDGKPGPAGLPGKPGPKGKAGIPGVAGKPGLPGLPGVDGLTGPDGPAGKDGPPGEAGDAGPPGPPGPPGRGRPGAPGLPGTNGLPGGVGPQGAVGAEGLPGLPGPPGPDGPPGLPGTLHDLNGDLLCPAICPPGPPGPPGMPGFKGHTGHKGDKGEVGKDGEKGDAGPPGPPGIPGTVGLQGPRGLRGLQGPMGPVGDRGLPGFRGKPGIAGIIGKTGDAGERGPQGFKGPKGEIGKIGPKGAPGGAGPKGEPGIPGRDGKDGTPGLDGEKGDAGRHGVVGEKGPNGLPGLQGKAGAKGSKGEVGDPGKPGETGPSGEPGIPGEIGIPGERGIAGPRGVAGGIGPAGNLGPQGVKGFQGVKGALGDPGLPGPTGIRGEFGERGPVGASGAKGDMGVAGSDGLPGENGEPGPFGPVGQKGESGKRGELGPKGVTGPQGELGARGPPGKQGLMGFQGEQGLPGIAGKTGVPGKLASEQHIRELCGSMIDDQIAQLAANLRRPLAPGMVGRPGPAGSPGKPGVAGSIGHPGARGPPGYRGLPGELGDPGPRGDVGESGDKGSIGKAIDGPSGDQGYQGLPGVPGIVKDGRDGSPGDPGEPGEPGRVGRTGHQGTPGICDTSACQGASVAGKSSNPKNH, from the exons ATGGCGGTGTTCTCTGCTCTTTGGGTGCTCTTACTGTGCCAGCTTTTGACATCATCCTCAGCCCAG AGGCCGGGCCCCAGAGGAGCTCCTGGGCCACCAGGACCCCCAGGACCACCAGGAAAGGATGGCACTGAT GGCAAACCTGGACCTGCTGGACTTCCAGGGAAACCA GGTCCCAAAGGGAAAGCAGGAATACCAGGAGTAGCAGGAAAACCAGGCCTGCCAGGGCTTCCAGGTGTGGAT GGTTTGACAGGACCTGATGGTCCTGCTGGGAAGGATGGACCCCCAGGGGAAGCA GGTGATGCTGGACCTCCTGGGCCACCTGGACCTCCT GGCAGAGGGAGACCAGGAGCTCCA GGACTACCTGGAACCAACGGGTTGCCAGGCGGAGTCGGACCTCAGGGTGCAGTG GGTGCTGAGGGTCTTCCAGGACTTCCTGGACCTCCTGGCCCTGATGGACCCCCA GGTCTTCCTGGGACTCTTCATGATCTTAATGGTGACCTTCTG TGTCCTGCAATCTGCCCGCCTGGTCCCCCTGGTCCTCCCGGGATGCCAGGATTCAAG GGTCACACAGGACACAAGGGAGACAAAGGAGAGGTtgggaaagatggagagaag GGTGACGCTGGTCCACCTGGCCCACCGGGTATTCCCGGTACTGTGGGTCTGCAG ggCCCACGTGGTCTAAGAGGTTTGCAGGGCCCAATGGGACCTGTAGGAGACAGA GGCCTGCCTGGTTTCAGAGGCAAGCCTGGCATCGCCGGCATCATTGGAAAAACA GGTGATGCTGGAGAAAGAGGACCACAGGGATTCAAAGGACCCAAAGGAGAAATT GGTAAAATTGGTCCTAAAGGAGCTCCTGGGGGAGCAGGACCCAAAGGGGAGCCT GGTATTCCCGGCAGAGATGGCAAAGATGGCACACCTGGATTAGACGGCGAGAAG GGTGATGCTGGACGCCATGGAGTAGTTGGAGAGAAAGGACCTAACGGCCTTCCT GGGCTACAAGGAAAGGCTGGGGCAAAGGGATCTAAAGGAGAAGTT GGTGATCCAGGGAAACCTGGAGAGACGGGACCCTCTGGAGAGCCAGGTATTCCT GGTGAAATCGGCATCCCGGGAGAGAGGGGGATAGCGGGACCCAGAGGAGTGGCT GGAGGTATTGGACCAGCAGGCAACCTCGGGCCTCAGGGAGTGAAAGGCTTTCAG GGGGTAAAAGGAGCCTTGGGGGATCCAGGTCTCCCAGGTCCAACAGGAATCCGTGGAGAGTTTGGTGAAAGG GGTCCAGTCGGAGCTTCTGGAGCTAAAGGAGACATG GGTGTGGCAGGAAGTGATGGTTTACCTGGAGAGAATGGAGAACCT GGTCCCTTTGGACCTGTTGGACAAAAAGGAGAG TCAGGGAAGCGGGGTGAGCTGGGACCTAAGGGCGTGACAGGTCCACAGGGAGAGCTCGGTGCAAGAGGACCTCCAGGAAAACAGGGACTAATGGGCTTCCAGGGGGAACAGGGTCTGCCTGGAATTGCAGGAAAGACAGGTGTACCT GGTAAACTGGCAAGTGAGCAGCACATCAGAGAGCTGTGCGGCTCAATGATTGATG ATCAGATCGCACAGCTGGCCGCCAACCTTCGACGACCCCTGGCCCCTGGAATGGTGGGCCGCCCAGGGCCTGCTGGCTCTCCAGGAAAGCCAGGGGTTGCTGGTTCAATTGGTCATCCAGGTGCCCGTGGACCACCAGGGTACAGAGGCCTGCCAGGAGAACTTGGAGACCCTGGTCCCAGAG GTGATGTTGGTGAGTCAGGTGATAAGGGATCCATTGGCAAAGCCATTGATGGGCCCTCCGGAGACCAAGGATACCAAG GTCTTCCAGGAGTACCTGGAATTGTCAAAGATGGGCGTGATGGATCTCCAGGAGATCCAGGTGAGCCTGGGGAGCCAGGCAGGGTAGGTAGGACTGGGCACCAGGGAACCCCTGGAATCTGTGATACATCAGCCTGCCAGGGAGCATCAGTCGCTGGGAAGTCCTCCAACCCCAAAAACCATTAA